One Anolis carolinensis isolate JA03-04 chromosome 5, rAnoCar3.1.pri, whole genome shotgun sequence DNA segment encodes these proteins:
- the LOC134299623 gene encoding uncharacterized protein LOC134299623 — protein MPAIDVGETSGENASGTWPHSPKDIQQPCDPGHESLRQHIEHLYGEKLFQDTRRLEKLRTRKAHLLCSLTFLLRCRDTDTIPQFLAAKRTFKTPQAHRIYNRLERNLLRERIHTIRKELANTDKELLHLHINISQKMNTQDWDKIDSLTYKKMEKDMVLHTKRQKQKFDKCRKQQPKPELDKSRTIINLTDRQLTEDQVSILEKGGNFAVTTTRIPVENIIANVESAIYQLPEEEAEEVRMETARILRNAKLPPSNITRKERQAIKDLNSDPEIIILPADKGNATVIMETKQYKEKIRQLLDPTIYKKLKQDPTNKITRKTNTLIKNSSINFDIRQQLCKSEALPPRLYGLPKIHKDSIPLRPIVSAIGSPTYNLAKFLATQLQTHIGLTAHYIKDSTHFIEKISNLNLSTKDILISFDVVSLFTKVPVADTLTLIKQNFPEDITALFHHCLTTSYFQWDTGFYEQKDGVAMGSPLSPVVANFYMEYFEKQALETAPKKPTVWFRYVDDTFTIWSHGEEELSKFLDHLNSIHPNIQFTMEKEKEGKLPFLDVLVIRKPNQQLGHTVYRKPTHTDRYLHKNSNHHPSQKRSTIKALTDRAQRICEPHLLQGELNHLNWALQANGYSTTDIRRAARPRTSHESQDKDPPRGKVFLPYIKGTTDRIGKLMKKHNLQTIYRPTKKIQQMLRSAKDKRDPLSSAGVYRIPCSCGQVYIGTTKRSAQTRVKEHERHCRLIQPEKSAIAEHLMNQPGHRILFENTKMLDHSNNYHVRLHREAIEIHKHVDNFNRKEETMKMNKIWLPVLQNSKIRTVNKKQYSENRGFPDMNQPRAVNDSKQRMPQRQEEDSR, from the coding sequence atgcctgccatagatgtgggcgaaacgtcaggagagaatgcttctggaacatggccacacagcccgaaagacatacaacaaccctgtgatcccggccatgaaagccttcgacaacacattgaacatctctacggggagaaattgttccaagacacacggagattggaaaaactaaggaccaggaaagcacatctgctgtgctccctgaccttccttctacgctgcagagacacagataccatcccacaatttcttgcagccaaaaggaccttcaaaacaccacaggctcatcgcatttacaaccgcctggaacgcaacctcttgagagagagaatccacaccatccgtaaagaactcgcaaacacagacaaagaactgctgcacctccacatcaacatcagccaaaagatgaatacccaggactgggataaaatagacagccttacctacaagaaaatggagaaagacatggttctccacaccaagagacaaaaacaaaaatttgacaaatgccgtaagcaacagccaaagccagaactggataaatcacggaccatcatcaacctgacagacagacaactcactgaagaccaagtatccattctagaaaaaggaggaaattttgcagtcaccaccaccaggatcccagtagaaaacatcattgccaatgttgaatcagcaatttaccagctccctgaggaagaagcagaggaagtaagaatggaaacagcaaggatcctgagaaatgcaaaactcccccccagcaacataacgagaaaagaaagacaggccatcaaagatctcaactcagatcctgaaatcatcattcttccagctgacaaggggaatgccacagtaatcatggaaacaaaacaatacaaagaaaaaatcagacaacttctagatcccacaatttacaagaaactgaaacaagaccccactaacaaaatcaccagaaaaacgaacactctaatcaagaactcctccattaactttgacatacgccaacagctgtgcaaatcagaagccctcccacccaggctttacggactccccaaaatccacaaggactccatcccactcagacccattgtaagtgccattggatcgccgacttacaacctggcaaaatttctggctacacagctacaaacccacattgggctcactgcacattatatcaaggactctacacactttatagaaaagatcagcaacctcaatctaagcaccaaggacatcctgatcagctttgatgtggtgtccctttttaccaaagtcccagtagctgacaccctcacactaatcaaacaaaacttcccagaagacatcacagccctgtttcaccattgcctcaccactagctactttcagtgggacactggattctatgaacagaaggatggagtggccatggggagccctctcagcccagtagtagcaaatttctatatggaatactttgaaaaacaggcccttgaaacagcaccaaaaaagccaactgtttggttcagatacgtagatgacaccttcacaatttggagccatggagaggaagaactcagcaagttcctggaccatcttaacagcatccacccaaacatccaattcaccatggaaaaagaaaaggaaggaaaactgccatttctagatgttctggtcatccgcaaacccaatcaacaattgggccacacagtttacagaaaacctacacacacagatagataccttcataaaaactccaaccatcacccaagtcaaaaaaggagcacaatcaaagccctgacagaccgtgcacaaagaatctgcgaacctcacctcctccaaggtgaactcaaccacctaaactgggctctacaggccaatggatactccaccacagacatcagaagagctgcaaggccaagaacaagccatgagagtcaagacaaagatccacccagaggaaaggtgttcttaccatacatcaagggaactactgaccgcatagggaagctgatgaagaagcacaacctacaaactatctacagacccacgaagaaaatccaacaaatgctacggtcagcgaaggacaagagggatcctctctcttctgcaggagtctaccggataccatgcagctgtggacaagtctacatagggaccaccaaacgcagcgcccaaacaagagtcaaagaacatgaaaggcactgcagactaattcaaccagagaaatcagccatagcagagcatttgatgaaccagcctggacacagaatactatttgagaacacaaaaatgctggaccattctaacaactatcatgtcagactacacagagaagccattgaaatccacaagcatgtggacaacttcaacagaaaggaagaaaccatgaaaatgaacaaaatctggctaccagtattacaaaactcaaaaatcagaacagtaaataaaaagcaatactctgaaaacagagggtttccagacatgaatcaaccaagggcagttaacgactctaaacaaaggatgccccagaggcaggaagaagacagcagataa